The Pecten maximus chromosome 11, xPecMax1.1, whole genome shotgun sequence genome has a segment encoding these proteins:
- the LOC117337622 gene encoding pyruvate dehydrogenase [acetyl-transferring]-phosphatase 1, mitochondrial-like yields MSLRLVELLQSLPICRLSPLTFSKMPLGGRLGQTLVRSFHSNAHYFSPATAKLSPQQVNAYIRLNEQSITGEGAVKSFDCNRLPANNPIEDRDASAKLKNSKPGQYLFGVFDGHGGDFCSQAVCERLYNYISVTMSPPEILDVVRKTNYDISSLVDWLHGPQSVFTDVMDNVYKAKLAKLASEILSLSEETTIKENLISAFNSLDHDLMIEAAPTTLNRELQFNSMHMAFQGSCACVAMLDDTDLYIANTGDCRAVLGIQDEDGWNALPLSQMHDAANPSEIRRLLQVHPNERANMIQQGRLFGILAPLRAFGDAQFKWSARDLKHVERTSAYDIPIYGKTLIPRGYQTPPYVTAEPEVIHHTLTPKDKFLIIASDGLWEQMPAEKVVQLVGGHNIGHQVPVNFQPNSNMSLRDINEALNKRKNDLKKKPQDDNVCSYLLRHALGPEHQRISETLSLAPGYARFYRDDISIIVVYFDSEYIKDKYVT; encoded by the coding sequence ATGTCTTTAAGATTAGTCGAACTTTTACAATCGCTTCCGATATGTAGACTATCACCGTTGACCTTCAGTAAGATGCCTCTGGGTGGAAGACTAGGACAGACATTAGTGCGTTCATTTCACTCGAATGCACACTATTTTAGCCCAGCCACTGCTAAACTGTCACCACAACAGGTGAACGCTTACATAAGACTTAATGAACAGTCAATTACCGGAGAGGGTGCTGTGAAAAGCTTCGACTGCAACCGTCTTCCTGCTAATAATCCAATAGAAGACAGAGATGCTTCAGCAAAACTGAAGAATTCAAAACCTGGACAGTATTTGTTCGGTGTATTTGATGGTCATGGTGGCGACTTTTGCTCTCAGGCTGTTTGTGAACGACTTTACAATTATATATCGGTGACAATGTCTCCACCAGAAATACTTGATGTGGTAAGGAAAACCAATTATGATATTTCTTCTCTTGTGGATTGGTTGCATGGGCCACAGAGTGTATTCACAGATGTCATGGACAATGTTTATAAGGCAAAACTAGCAAAACTTGCATCAGAGATTCTTTCTCTTTCAGAAGAAACAACTATAAAAGAAAATCTTATCAGTGCATTTAATTCCCTTGACCATGATCTAATGATTGAAGCCGCTCCCACTACTCTAAATAGAGAGTTGCAATTTAATTCTATGCATATGGCATTTCAAGGATCATGTGCATGTGTTGCAATGTTAGATGACACAGATTTGTACATTGCGAATACAGGAGATTGCAGGGCAGTTTTGGGAATACAGGATGAAGATGGCTGGAATGCTCTACCCTTGTCTCAAATGCATGATGCTGCAAATCCATCTGAAATCAGGAGACTTTTGCAAGTACATCCTAATGAAAGAGCTAATATGATTCAGCAAGGAAGGCTTTTTGGGATATTAGCTCCTCTGCGGGCATTTGGAGATGCTCAATTTAAGTGGTCTGCAAGAGATTTGAAGCATGTGGAAAGGACAAGTGCCTATGATATTCCTATTTATGGCAAAACCTTGATACCTAGAGGATACCAAACTCCCCCTTATGTTACTGCTGAGCCTGAAGTTATCCACCATACACTGACACCAAAAGATAAGTTTCTCATTATAGCTTCAGATGGACTTTGGGAACAAATGCCAGCAGAAAAGGTTGTTCAATTAGTTGGTGGTCACAATATAGGACATCAAGTACCTGTGAACTTTCAGCCAAATTCAAATATGAGTTTGAGAGACATTAATGAAGCACTcaacaaaagaaaaaatgaCTTGAAGAAGAAACCACAGGATGACAATGTGTGCTCTTATCTTCTGCGCCATGCTCTTGGTCCAGAACACCAAAGAATCTCAGAAACACTATCTCTTGCCCCAGGATATGCCAGATTTTACAGAGATGACATCTcaattattgttgtttattttgacaGCGAATACATCAAAGACAAATATGTAACATGA